Proteins from a single region of Theileria parva strain Muguga chromosome 1, complete sequence, whole genome shotgun sequence:
- a CDS encoding Cyclin domain protein: protein MKNKNEIDIKSHQMLLAFGSELIQKAGILLQLHAVTIASGQSILHKFYAYHSLKDFNIRDTSASCCFLACKLEENHRKLEQVAKIFEFLKYYEDENKCYKYSPENENMLKKKILEIEKEILIGFAFRLDKIIVSPHRYILQYTFALFHNLEKYSSHTVDKLAQRAWGYLNDSMRTSLCCMIKPSSISVGCIYLAATSLGIPLKKETMWFKVFDTTWDEIVTVCKAMDSLYALGKPKYLNL, encoded by the exons atgaagaataaaaatgaaattgatATAAAATCGCATCAAATGCTTTTAGCCTTTGGATCTGAACTCATTCAA AAGGCTGGGATTCTACTACAACTCCACGCAGTTACTATCGCATCTGGACAGTCAATTCTCCATAAATTTTACGCATACCATAGCCTTaaagattttaatataaga GATACATCAGCTTCTTGTTGTTTTTTAGCCTGTAAATTGGAAGAAAATCATAGGAAGTTGGAACAGGTCGCTAAAATTTtcgaatttttaaaatattacgaagatgaaaataaatgttataaatACTCACcagaaaatgaaaat ATGTTGAAGAAgaaaattttggaaatagAGAAGGAAATACTTATAGGATTTGCATTCAGACTTGATAAAATCATTGTTTCACCTCATAGATATATCCTACAGTATACATTTGCTCTTTTTCATAATTTGGAAAAGTACAGCTCCCACACAGTGGATAAACTTGCTCAAAGAGCTTGGGGATACTTAAATGACAG tatgAGAACTTCTCTCTGTTGTATGATTAAACCTAGTTCCATATCAGTTGGTTGTATATACCTTGCAGCAACTTCACTAGGAATACCTCTCAAAAAG GAGACGATGTGGTTTAAGGTATTTGACACTACTTGGGACGAAATTGTTACTGTTTGCAAGGCTATGGACTCTTTATACGCACTGGGAAAacctaaatatttaaaccTATAA
- a CDS encoding Mitochondrial carrier family protein produces the protein MTQYERIKERLRSINIKRNKKRVTDVRLHLTQYLSHVIPLSSQRFILSPLIRASLLSQIGSYNFIKLFNIRNTTPVNIFKGTVGIYGFKGLWKGTTSHVLSGVIFPSVYMISKWISNVTYVPYYDKPKGQYLKRYLESLSICTFSHLFSYPLDTCYTRLSSDYTNCSIKKYIRHIIQQYGVRNLYSGFLLCLLSTSTHLMITLPLNQQMQYRIINSVNDEIAKNPILKSNPKSIKPKELKPVELYPFNLIFATLVSFVSKTITYPIDTLKVKYQYNTRENYGYKRFFAQIKQSGGFSVRKLYAGFSMKSVLFLPECLLYGTLYSAVVKFLS, from the exons aTGACGCAGTATGAGAGGATAAAGGAGCGTTTGAGgagtataaatattaagagGAATAAGAAGCGCGTGACAGATGTAAGATTACATTTAACGCAGTACTTATCCCATGTGATCCCTTTATCTTCTCAACGCTTTATTTTATCGCCCCTTATCCGAGCCTCGCTTCTCTCCCAAATTGGatcatataattttattaaactatttaacattaGGAATACTACGCCagttaacatttttaaag GAACTGTTGGAATCTATGGGTTTAAGGGATTATGGAAGGGTACGACATCGCATGTGTTATCTGGAGTAATATTTCCAAGTGTGTATATGATCTCCAAATGGATATCAAATGTAACATATGTGCCATACTACGATAAACCCAAGGGACAATACCTTAAAAGATATCTCGAATCACTTTCCATCTGTACATTCTCACATCTCTTCAGTTATCCTCTTGATACTTGCTATACCAGATTATCCTCCGATTATACCAATTGTAGTATTAAGAAGTATATTAGACATATTATACAACAATACG GAGTTAGAAATTTGTATAGTGGATTCCTGTTGTGTTTATTATCAACTTCGACACATTTGATGATAACACTGCCACTGAACCAGCAAATGCAGTACAGAATTATCAACAGCGTCAACGATGAAATCGCCAAAAATCCAATCCTAAAATCAAACCCCAAATCCATCAAACCCAAAG AATTGAAGCCTGTGGAGTTGTATCCgtttaacttaattttcGCTACTTTGGTGTCTTTTGTATCAAAGACTATCACATATCCAATTGACACTCTCAA aGTTAAATATCAGTATAACACACGAGAAAACTATGGATATAAGCGTTTTTTCGCACAAATTAAG CAATCGGGAGGGTTTAGTGTGAGAAAATTATATGCGGGATTTAGTATGAAGTCTGTTTTATTTCTTCCTGAGTGCCTTCTCTACGGCACACTATACTCCGCCGTTGTTAAATTCTTATCATAA
- the metG gene encoding tRNA synthetases class I (M) family protein, giving the protein MQILFNNANGSVNFTKILFFHLIILNFSLSFRIPNTFKRDSSFLTHHSLNPRLNDKFSVNLFSDPGVSSGNKYLITTPLFYLNGPPHLGHAYTLVSSDVLKRFLILSGHDCKLLAGTDEHGSKIKTTAANFGYSPKEYVISMRNQFFKLYKAYDITPEIVVHTSENEHKSKVKRVFDNFLESGHIYRGLHRGYFSPKEDLYYTESKLINGKSPLGFDVTLVDEPAYFFKLDIWKRKLVEFFKDSEVILPQHSLNEVRKLLQSEINDIAITRSNCDWGIPITNSGNETVYVWFDALLGYLTHLHSFPPLEQSNSNLNGLKIIHVIGKDILTFHTILWPAILMALKLDIKLRFLVHGWLLNKGEKISKSLNNSISPLNTSVPSDVSRFALMNLGDFSYDFEFDPSMFDNALKTLRNKFANTFYRVTSILQMNKVDTVQPCDCDHKLLEKFNKYSEEIRNSVQSFRLDRYIQILVEMSSEVNKFIELTQFWTMSSQSELLNTSWICCTLLLYISIYLAPITPKLANDMILRLGPQLSGAPVKTISFNLLDDIQHISYNPKHLNPLI; this is encoded by the coding sequence atgCAGATTCTGTTTAATAATGCCAATGGtagtgtaaattttactaaaattttattttttcacttGATTATACTCAATTTCTCACTCTCATTCCGGATTCCAAATACATTCAAAAGGGATTCTTCATTTCTAACACATCACTCACTTAATCCTAgattaaatgataaattttctgTAAATCTTTTTTCTGACCCTGGAGTATCTTCTGgtaacaaatatttaataactACTCCgttgttttatttaaatggCCCACCTCATTTGGGCCATGCTTACACATTAGTATCTTCTGATGTGCTTAAAAGGTTCCTAATTCTCAGTGGCCATGACTGTAAATTACTCGCTGGCACTGATGAACATGGTTCTAAGATCAAGACAACCGCTGCCAATTTCGGCTATTCTCCTAAAGAATATGTCATTTCCATGAGAAATCAATTCTTTAAACTTTATAAAGCTTATGATATTACCCCCGAAATTGTAGTTCACACTTCAGAAAATGAGCATAAATCTAAGGTCAAACGtgtttttgataattttctGGAGTCTGGACATATTTACAGAGGATTACACAGGGGTTACTTTTCCCCTAAGGAGGACTTGTATTACACAGAGTCTAAGCTAATTAACGGGAAATCACCCCTGGGATTTGATGTAACACTTGTTGATGAACCGGCTtacttttttaaattagacATTTGGAAGAGGAAATTAGTTGAATTTTTCAAGGATTCTGAGGTGATTTTACCTCAGCACTCGCTTAATGAGGTTAGGAAATTACTACAGTCTGAAATAAACGACATTGCCATTACCAGATCCAATTGTGACTGGGGCATACCAATAACTAACAGTGGGAACGAAACAGTTTACGTATGGTTTGATGCTCTTTTAGGTTatctaacacatttacactCTTTTCCCCCACTGGAACAGAGTAACTCCAATCTTAATgggttaaaaattattcatgtGATTGGTAAGGACATCTTAACATTTCATACTATCCTGTGGCCAGCAATTTTGATGGCCTTAAAATTGGATATAAAGTTAAGATTTTTAGTACACGGATGGCTCCTGAACAAGGGTGAAAAGATTTCCAAATCCCTCAACAACTCTATTTCACCCCTGAACACATCTGTGCCATCAGATGTCTCGAGATTTGCTCTGATGAACTTGGGTGACTTTAGTTATGATTTTGAGTTTGATCCTTCAATGTTTGACAACGCCTTAAAAACCCTCAGGAATAAATTTGCCAACACTTTCTACAGAGTTACATCAATTCTCCAGATGAATAAAGTTGACACTGTTCAGCCCTGTGATTGTGACCACAAGCTGTTAGaaaagtttaataaatattctgAAGAAATTAGAAACTCTGTACAAAGCTTTAGGTTGGACAGGtatatacaaatattagTGGAAATGTCTTCGGAGGTGAACAAGTTTATTGAGTTGACTCAGTTCTGGACCATGTCGTCACAGTCTGAGTTGTTAAATACTTCCTGGATTTGCTGCACACTTTTACTTTACATTTCCATTTATTTAGCTCCAATTACGCCTAAATTAGCCAATGACATGATTTTAAGATTGGGTCCACAGCTAAGTGGAGCTCCAGTGAAGACAATTTCCTTCAACCTTTTGGACGATATTCAACACATTTCCTACAATCCCAAACATCTCAACCCTCTCATATAG
- a CDS encoding putative integral membrane protein, producing the protein MGKKNELFYRRLLIFIHITLVLIILSSGSLAGLYYSKPFIHVGLKYPQEQVNVWHMTSDGDSILTGGNFKTTIAVYNTSVFPITFETQHVDLFYYPIGERPSCMLLHSSDYHFDPMSDSSSISRIYNTINRNNESFFKLSDLKITMGTSGWDFSGPRYKELMWNIGYSVPYAELNTIKRIYMDCVKFERVLFSIQLRANVLNYLFMRKEIESTFELLIPMECAIDPSVHALFHSHNASNEPIIFKNLKHNSLNFNTQ; encoded by the exons ATGGGTAAGAAGAACGAGCTTTTCTATAGAAgacttttaattttcatacACATCACtttagttttaattattctcTCCTCAG GTTCACTGGCTGGCTTATATTATTCAAAGCCTTTTATTCATGTTGGTTTAAAGTATCCACAGGAGCAAGTGAACGTTTGGCACATGACATCAGATGGCGACTCAATCTTAACTGGCGGAAACTTTAAAACCACAATCGCAGTTTACAACACTTCAGTCTTTCCAATCACCTTCGAAACTCAACACGTTGATCTTTTCTACTATCCAATCGGGGAACGACCCTCTTGCATGCTATTACACTCCA GTGATTACCATTTTGATCCGATGAGTGACAGTTCAAGTATTTCCAGGATTTACAACACAATTAACCGGAACAACGAATCATTCTTCAAACTCTCTGATCTCAAA ATAACGATGGGCACGAGTGGATGGGATTTCAGTGGTCCTAGGTATAAAGAACTGATGTGGAACATTGGTTATTCGGTTCCTTATGCTGAGTTAAACACTATAAAACGCATTTACATGGACTGTGTTAAGTTTGAAAGGGTATTATTCTCCATACAGTTGAGGGCAAACGTGCTCAATTACCTCTTCATGAGGAAGGAAATTGAAAGTACATTTGAGCTTTTAATACCTATGGAATGCGCTATTGATCCCAGCGTACACGCGCTATTTCACTCTCATAACGCCTCAAATGAGCCCATAATCTTCAAGAATCTCAAACACAACTCACTCAACTTCAATACccaataa
- a CDS encoding Ring finger domain protein — MQNPAESNNSSGIYYCHYCKSKRTENQLDFLLSEEIKCLECQTIGFVEKDYEELESYENETGSGNTFYTRVSQTQSSNPFNSEHFGSDPFSSIFGVPLNTFISDLFQGSFAIPMGPTDRNVPTARIVQTGRNVPGGRGVQTGVRFPNLQSMFGGSFSFGPFTRINTSSEINPEDFARVFRTFVSDPFSSQSLNQVLEFIMQSDPNRYGSPPASKEFINNLKVHILTEETAKENESCSICTEEFRSGDKVHWLTDNKELCKHTFHVDCIIPWLQRRNSCPVCRFEVPTDDENYNNEKELLRTRITEEVQRNLNTNTNNTKNN; from the exons ATGCAGAATCCAGCTGAAAGTAATAATTCCAGTGGTATATATTACTGTCACTACTGTAAATCTAAAAGAACTGAGAATCAGCTTGACTTCTTATTATCTGAGGAAATCAAATGTTTAGAATGCCAAACCATAGGATTTGTCGAAAAG GATTATGAAGAATTGGAATCTTATGAGAATGAAACTGGGTCAGGAAATACTTTTTACACCAGAGTCTCACAAACTCAATCCTCTAATCCCTTCAATTCTGAACACTTTGGTTCAGATCCTTTTAGTTCAATATTTGGAGTCCCTTTGAATACATTCATTAGTGACCTGTTTCAAGGTTCATTTGCTATCCCAATGGGCCCAACGGATAGAAATGTACCAACTGCTAGAATTGTTCAAACTGGTAGAAATGTACCAGGTGGTAGAGGTGTACAGACTGGAGTAAGATTCCCTAATCTCCAATCAATGTTCGGTGGTTCATTTTCTTTCGGACCTTTCACCAGGATTAACACTTCTTCTGAAATTAACCCAGAAGACTTTGCTAGGGTTTTTAGAACATTTGTTAGTGACCCTTTCTCAAGCCAGTCACTTAACCAGGTTTTAGAGTTCATTATGCAATCGGATCCAAATAGATACGGCTCACCTCCAGCCTCTAAAGAATTCATTAATAACCTTAAAGTTCACATTCTAACCGAGGAAACCGCAA AGGAGAATGAAAGTTGTTCAATTTGTACTGAGGAGTTTCGCTCAGGAGATAAGGTCCACTGGTTAACAGATAACAAAGAGCTTTGTAAACACACATTTCACGTCGACTGTATTATTCCATGGCTTCAGAGAAGGAATTCATGCCCCGTTTGTAGATTTGAAGTACCTACAGATGATGAAAACTATAATAACGAGAAGGAGCTGCTCAGGACCCGAATCACCGAAGAGGTTCAGAGAAACCTCAACACAAACACTAACAACAcgaaaaataattaa
- the srp2 gene encoding RNA recognition motif family protein (or RNP domain; RBD; RRM), which translates to MMRNRNMRSNLDQRYPRQNYNRKDDSNEQHFKNNNNTRTRNNFHNNNINRDFHNNNRDYNNNNNRDFNNNNRDYNNNRDYNNNRDFNNNRDYNRDYNNNNRDFNNNRDYNRDYNNNRDNREYNRDYSGRDFGTRDYPNRDYNPRDTRDFRNINTRDNRDYRDTRDNPRDNRDYRDTRDLRDNPRDTRDNRDIRYKRDNYGNPRPYQTPRDSTQYNYSNRINTRDNTREYNRDMRDNRDNRDNNRDYRDNTREYNRDMRDPNDRRYRERAGPYDRRNQTIPYPPNYNQRNARNSGPIRKSNHYQPNQNQQHNQQNNYNNSNYNTSYNSNYNSSYNSNYDNLEESSLNSARGYGTGKPVRRTKIFIGNLSGDVTQEELTSKFSSFGPINRIDFRRKFAFIDYVRSKDAESAIREMHNKFIWGSYLKVQPHIDQNKKLSSRDPKPSFQITVSNLDQSVSWQDLKDFGRQAGDVHYTSIIIKGDRRFGLIEYTNEESVQNAMKELNGKKIVDNTLELTHIPMSEFFKKLGLNDSIEQQIIDQDNTYEADVFEAENSESPVDEIKDDLYQQPNLESIDYN; encoded by the exons ATGATGAGGAACCGGAACATGAGATCTAATCTAGATCAACGATACCCACGCCAAAATTATAACCGCAAAGACGATTCCAACGAACAACACTTCAAAAACAACAACAACACACGCACCAGAAATAACTTCCACAACAACAACATTAACAGAGATTTCCACAACAATAACAGAGattacaataataataataatagagatttcaacaataataatcgggattataataataatagagattataataataacagggattttaacaataataGGGATTACAACAGggattataataataataacagGGATTTCAACAATAATAGGGATTACAACAGggattataataataacagAGATAATAGGGAATATAACAGGGATTACAGTGGGAGAGATTTTGGTACCAGGGATTACCCTAACAGGGACTACAATCCCAGGGATACCAGGGATTTCAGGAATATTAACACTAGGGATAATAGGGACTACAGAGATACTAGGGATAATCCTAGGGATAATAGAGACTACAGAGATACTAGGGACCTAAGAGATAACCCTAGGGATACCAGGGACAACAGAGATATAAGATATAAGAGAGATAACTATGGCAATCCCCGTCCCTATCAAACCCCCAGGGATTCCACACAATACAATTACTCCAACCGCATTAACACTAGGGATAATACCAGAGAGTATAATAGGGATATGAGGGATAATAGGGATAATAGAGATAACAATAGAGACTATAGAGATAACACTAGAGAGTATAATAGGGACATGAGGGACCCTAATGACCGTAGATATCGTGAGAGAGCGGGTCCGTATGATCGTAGGAATCAGACAATTCCGTACCCACCAAACTATAATCAGAGAAACGCACGAAACTCCGGACCAATCCGCAAGTCAAACCACTACCAACCCAACCAAAATCAACAACATAACcaacaaaataattataacaatAGTAACTACAATACCTCATACAACAGTAATTATAACAGTAGTTACAATAGtaattatgataatttgGAGGAAAGTTCTCTGAACTCTGCGCGTGGTTATGGCACTGGAAAGCCTGTGCGTAGGACGAAGATATTTATTGGAAATTTATCTGGTGACGTGACTCAGGAGGAGCTGACGTCAAAATTCTCTTCGTTTGGTCCGATTAACCGGATTGACTTCAGGCGTAAATTTGCGTTTATTGACTATGTCCGCAGTAAGGACGCGGAGTCCGCGATTCGGGAAATGCATAACAAGTTCATTTGGGGCTCTTATCTCAAGGTCCAGCCTCACATTGACCAGAACAAGAAACTGTCCTCTAGAGACCCTAAACCCTCATTCCAAATCACAGTGTCCAACCTCGACCAAAGCGTAAGCTGGCAGGATTTAAAGGATTTCGGACGTCAAGCTGGGGATGTACATTATACctcaattattatcaagGGTGATCGGAGATTTGGGTTAATTGAGTATACAAATGAGGAATCGGTGCAAAATGCAATGAAAGAATTGAATGGGAAGAAGATTGTAGATAACACACTCGAACTGACACATATTCCAATGAGCGAATTTTTCAAGAAACTAGGACTCAACGATTCCATAGAACAACAAATCATCGATCAAGATAACAC ATATGAGGCAGATGTATTTGAGGCTGAGAATAGTGAATCGCCTGTGGATGAGATTAAGGATGATCTATACCAACAACCCAATCTTGAATCTATCGATTACAACTAA